A segment of the Streptomyces sp. P9-A2 genome:
CCCCGCCACCCTCTCCCGCCGCATCCTCACCGGCCTGCTGCGCGGCGAACTCGGCTACCAGGGGCTGATCGTCACCGACGGCATGGAGATGCGCGCCGTCTCCGGCACCTACGGTCTCGAACACGGAGTCGTCCTGGCCATCGCGGCCGGCGCCGACGCGATCTGCGTGGGCGGCGGGCTGTGCGACGAGGACACGGTGCAGGGCCTGACGAACGCTCTCGTCGCCGCCGTCCGCTCGGGCGAACTCCCCGAGGAGCGGCTCGCCGACGCCGCCGCCCGGGTCCGCGCCCTGGCCGACTGGACGGCCACGATGCGGCGCTCCCCGGCCCCCGAGGGCGACCGCGATCCGGAGATCGGCCTCACGGCGGCCCGCCGCGCGGTGACCGTCACCCGCACCGGGCCCGCCGCGCCGGTCACCGGGCCGGTGTACGTGGCCACCTTCCACCCCGCCGCCAACATCGCCGTCGGCGACGAGACCCCCTGGGGCGTCGGCGCGGAACTGGAACGGCTGCTGCCGGGCACCACCACCGGCTCCTTCACCGACACCGGCTCCGACACGGGCTCCGGCTCAGGCACGGGCTCAGGCACGGGCTCCGACGTCGGTGCGCGGGCGCTCGAGGCCGCGGCCGGCCGGCGCGTGGTCGCCGTGGTCCGCGACGAGCACCGGCACCCGTGGATGCGCACGGCCCTGGACACCCTGCTCGCGGCCGGGCCGGACGCCGTGGTCGTGGAGATGGGCGTACCGCAGTCCGCGCCGCGCGGCGCGCCGCACATCGCCACGCACGGCGCGGCGCGCGTGTGCGGGACCGCGGCGGCGGAGGCGGTCGTCGCGGGCTGACACGCGGGGAAGGCCCCGGCCGTCGGCGGTGTGCGCCGACGGCCGGGGCCTTCGCGAGGGGGACGGGGTGCGGACGGCCGCGTCAGACCGCGGTCGGGGCCTGGGGCTGTCCG
Coding sequences within it:
- a CDS encoding glycoside hydrolase family 3 protein; the encoded protein is MTTFTTGTDALTRDALAVLQPGFAGTAAPDWIRRRLGEGLASVALFGRNVATAEQVTALTAQLRAERDDLLVAIDEESGDVTRLEVRTGSSFPGNHALGAVDDTALTRGVARELGRRLAECGVNFNWAPSADVNANPDNPVIGVRSFGRDTDLVARHTAAYVEGLQSTGVAACTKHFPGHGDTSVDSHHAVPHIDLDATTLHERELQPFRAAIEAGTRAVMSAHIKVPVLDPDRPATLSRRILTGLLRGELGYQGLIVTDGMEMRAVSGTYGLEHGVVLAIAAGADAICVGGGLCDEDTVQGLTNALVAAVRSGELPEERLADAAARVRALADWTATMRRSPAPEGDRDPEIGLTAARRAVTVTRTGPAAPVTGPVYVATFHPAANIAVGDETPWGVGAELERLLPGTTTGSFTDTGSDTGSGSGTGSGTGSDVGARALEAAAGRRVVAVVRDEHRHPWMRTALDTLLAAGPDAVVVEMGVPQSAPRGAPHIATHGAARVCGTAAAEAVVAG